In Planctomycetota bacterium, a genomic segment contains:
- a CDS encoding hemerythrin domain-containing protein, which translates to MKATDLLEKEHRKIETLLASRFPADAAAVREFLARLEAEIDLHFEVEEALFYPAAREAGLATEAARSRHQETKDLLT; encoded by the coding sequence ATGAAGGCGACGGATCTCCTCGAGAAGGAACACCGGAAAATCGAAACGCTCCTGGCGTCCCGATTCCCCGCGGACGCGGCGGCGGTCCGGGAATTTCTCGCGCGCCTGGAAGCGGAGATCGACCTCCACTTCGAGGTCGAGGAGGCCCTTTTCTACCCCGCCGCGCGGGAGGCGGGGCTGGCGACGGAAGCGGCGCGCTCCCGGCACCAGGAGACCAAGGACCTCCTGAC
- a CDS encoding glycogen-binding domain-containing protein: MAVRKSPRTSPSPSQPAPAPGARRRIPFRVRLDGAREVILTGEFTGWATDRLRLQPGPDGDWVADLELPPGEYQCRLIVDGQWRDVPGLDRRVPNPFGTENAVLVVR, translated from the coding sequence ATGGCCGTTCGCAAGTCTCCCAGGACGTCTCCTTCCCCGTCCCAGCCGGCGCCCGCCCCGGGCGCTCGGCGCCGCATCCCCTTCCGCGTCCGCCTGGACGGAGCGCGGGAAGTGATCCTGACGGGCGAGTTCACCGGCTGGGCCACCGACCGCCTGCGCCTCCAGCCCGGACCCGACGGGGATTGGGTCGCCGATCTCGAACTTCCGCCGGGCGAATATCAGTGCCGGCTCATCGTGGACGGCCAGTGGCGCGACGTGCCGGGTCTGGACCGCCGCGTTCCGAACCCCTTCGGGACCGAGAACGCCGTTCTGGTCGTCCGGTAG
- a CDS encoding tetratricopeptide repeat-containing serine protease family protein translates to MIVLFLAAGLARSQELTDPDEASKVMAAVRASVVAVRNPEGYGSGVLLNAEGLVLTNAHVVVSPLPFHVEVEALTDQGWRSVYFRRVTLLGVHPKKDLALLRFDPSEHPLALNPMRRAEEAPLPGERVYVVGYPASHGGHRKVLVEGRLRQRDRFVDMPGYLDLEAGIFPGNSGGPVCDARGRAVGLVTWGEWGRGEAGGMAIPLHDVQPDAFVPLARREGNPARAAKSLALAERLLKDAQERRSAAAARLAETFFSKALAEDFPNADTHYKLGLIYRRTGRFAPAAAYLVRALQIRPWPESGGKCYHELGVALAYLGRGEQALAAWREGLAKYPLESDLWDAMAAYHWNLGRTLEAAAFSRAAIRTFAGRAQKMNELYQRAREKLSPEELIRLRDREGALEAELESLRARAEDARREGRAFLTAEGERLIRDYDGIQRQIMESSPPPAAPAAPSAGDPRARAAQYFLKAAKAFLLEGKTGQALEIFEELVRDYPERPEAREAQGYLDALRKP, encoded by the coding sequence GTGATCGTTCTGTTCCTGGCGGCCGGCCTTGCCCGCTCGCAGGAGCTCACGGATCCGGACGAGGCGTCCAAAGTCATGGCGGCGGTCCGCGCCTCCGTGGTGGCCGTGCGCAATCCGGAGGGCTACGGCTCGGGCGTCCTTCTGAACGCGGAGGGCCTGGTCCTCACGAACGCGCACGTCGTCGTCTCGCCGCTTCCCTTCCACGTGGAGGTCGAGGCCCTCACGGATCAGGGCTGGCGGAGCGTCTATTTCCGCCGCGTGACGCTCCTCGGCGTTCATCCGAAGAAGGACCTGGCGCTTCTGCGGTTCGATCCGTCCGAGCATCCGCTGGCGCTGAATCCGATGCGGCGGGCGGAGGAGGCGCCCCTTCCGGGCGAACGGGTTTACGTGGTGGGGTATCCCGCCAGCCACGGAGGGCATCGAAAGGTGCTCGTCGAAGGGCGGCTGCGGCAACGCGACCGGTTCGTGGACATGCCCGGGTATCTCGACCTCGAGGCGGGCATTTTTCCCGGAAATTCGGGAGGCCCGGTGTGCGACGCGCGCGGGCGGGCGGTGGGCCTCGTCACGTGGGGCGAGTGGGGCCGGGGAGAGGCCGGCGGCATGGCGATTCCCCTCCACGACGTCCAGCCCGACGCTTTCGTGCCGCTGGCGCGGAGGGAAGGCAATCCCGCCCGGGCGGCCAAGTCGCTCGCCCTGGCGGAACGGCTCCTCAAGGACGCCCAGGAGCGCCGAAGCGCCGCCGCCGCGCGTCTGGCGGAGACCTTTTTCAGCAAGGCGCTCGCCGAAGATTTCCCCAACGCCGACACGCACTACAAACTCGGCCTCATCTACCGGCGCACGGGCCGGTTCGCTCCGGCCGCCGCCTATCTGGTCCGGGCGCTCCAGATCCGGCCCTGGCCGGAATCGGGCGGCAAGTGCTACCATGAGCTCGGCGTCGCCCTGGCGTACCTGGGGCGCGGCGAGCAGGCGCTGGCGGCATGGCGGGAGGGCCTGGCCAAGTACCCCCTCGAAAGCGACCTCTGGGACGCGATGGCCGCCTACCACTGGAATCTGGGCCGAACGCTCGAGGCGGCCGCCTTCAGCCGCGCCGCGATCCGCACTTTCGCCGGGCGCGCCCAGAAGATGAACGAGCTCTACCAGCGCGCCCGCGAGAAGCTTTCTCCCGAGGAGCTCATCCGGCTCCGCGACCGGGAGGGCGCTCTGGAGGCGGAATTGGAATCGCTGCGGGCGCGGGCCGAAGACGCCCGCCGGGAAGGAAGAGCTTTCCTGACGGCCGAGGGAGAGCGTCTCATCCGGGACTACGACGGCATCCAGCGCCAGATCATGGAAAGCTCGCCCCCGCCGGCCGCCCCCGCCGCCCCTTCCGCCGGGGACCCCCGCGCCCGGGCGGCCCAGTATTTCCTCAAGGCGGCCAAGGCGTTTCTCCTGGAGGGAAAAACCGGGCAGGCGCTCGAGATCTTCGAGGAACTCGTCCGCGACTACCCCGAACGTCCCGAAGCCCGGGAAGCCCAAGGGTACCTCGACGCCCTCCGGAAACCCTGA
- a CDS encoding acetylxylan esterase has protein sequence MIRLALPVALALAAAGAQEPPPAWRGRLEKYAASAELWKRRRGEIRTRILVSAGLWPEFERPALKPRIFGKLEYDGFTVEKVILETWPGFYLTGNLYRPRGREGPFPAVVSPHGHWKDGRFTRTDQGDLPARGLTFARLGFVCFMYDMVGYGDFRQLPHQFQDPDWGMSLLGLQTWNSLRAVDFVASLPDVDPRRIGATGASGGGTQTFLLTAIDDRIACAAPVNMVAAEFQGGCSCENAPFLRIDLNNVEIAAATAPRPLLLVSCTGDWTRHNPDLEGPAIGRVYQKLGVPERFRVVQFAAPHNYNKDSREAVYAWFARWLQGAPERDRIPEPETPPIRREDLSAAGEVPPDAAGADRLRDLLRERVRAQLASLAPRDAAGLERFRGLFLPAFEQVLGASWPAEATPRANPSGRATVLVAARAAELRPLGDALRARGETVFEVALDAPLGDPAPPAGGNAEQQRRFPTCYFRTDLARQIARILDQGLLKAAAAGDARLVGLGEAGPVTLLARALVPPGAVRRTVIDLGGFDEEDEAAWSGPRAHPHLRRLGGLRSAAMLAAPDRLALHRAAGKFAEAPVRAAYAAAGQPQALDVSAEGWDEARILEALR, from the coding sequence ATGATCCGCCTCGCGCTTCCGGTGGCGCTCGCCCTGGCGGCGGCGGGCGCCCAGGAACCCCCACCCGCATGGCGGGGGCGCCTCGAGAAATACGCCGCCTCCGCCGAGCTCTGGAAACGCCGCCGCGGGGAAATCCGCACCCGGATTCTCGTGTCGGCCGGACTCTGGCCCGAATTCGAGCGGCCGGCGCTCAAACCCCGGATCTTCGGGAAGCTCGAATACGACGGCTTCACCGTGGAAAAGGTGATCCTCGAAACCTGGCCGGGCTTCTACCTCACCGGGAACCTCTACCGCCCGCGCGGCCGCGAGGGCCCGTTCCCCGCCGTCGTCTCCCCTCACGGCCACTGGAAGGACGGCCGCTTCACCCGCACCGACCAGGGGGACCTGCCCGCCCGGGGCCTCACCTTCGCGCGGCTGGGATTCGTCTGCTTCATGTACGACATGGTGGGGTACGGCGACTTCCGGCAGCTTCCCCACCAGTTCCAGGATCCGGATTGGGGCATGAGCCTCCTGGGACTCCAGACCTGGAACAGCCTGCGCGCGGTGGACTTCGTAGCGTCGCTGCCGGACGTGGATCCGCGGCGGATCGGCGCCACGGGAGCGTCCGGCGGCGGGACGCAGACCTTTCTCCTGACCGCGATCGACGACCGCATCGCCTGCGCGGCGCCCGTCAACATGGTGGCCGCCGAGTTTCAGGGCGGATGCTCCTGCGAGAACGCGCCGTTCCTGCGGATCGATCTCAACAACGTCGAGATCGCCGCCGCGACGGCCCCCCGGCCGCTCCTTCTGGTTTCCTGCACCGGAGACTGGACGCGCCACAATCCCGATCTCGAGGGACCCGCCATCGGCCGCGTCTATCAGAAACTGGGCGTTCCGGAACGCTTCCGGGTCGTCCAGTTCGCCGCGCCGCACAACTACAACAAGGACTCCCGCGAGGCGGTCTACGCGTGGTTCGCCCGCTGGCTCCAGGGCGCGCCGGAACGGGACCGGATCCCCGAACCCGAAACGCCGCCGATCCGCCGGGAAGACCTCTCGGCGGCGGGCGAAGTGCCGCCGGACGCCGCCGGCGCGGACCGCCTGCGGGACTTGCTGCGCGAGCGCGTCCGCGCTCAGCTCGCCTCCCTCGCGCCGCGCGACGCGGCGGGCCTGGAACGCTTCCGCGGGCTGTTCCTCCCGGCGTTCGAGCAGGTCCTGGGCGCGTCGTGGCCCGCGGAAGCGACGCCGCGCGCGAACCCGTCCGGGCGGGCGACCGTGCTCGTGGCCGCCCGGGCGGCGGAGCTCCGGCCGCTCGGCGACGCGCTGCGGGCCCGGGGAGAGACGGTGTTCGAAGTCGCGCTCGATGCGCCGCTCGGAGATCCCGCCCCTCCGGCCGGCGGCAACGCGGAGCAGCAGCGGCGCTTCCCGACCTGCTATTTCCGGACCGACCTGGCCCGGCAGATCGCCCGGATTCTCGACCAGGGCCTCCTCAAGGCCGCCGCGGCGGGCGATGCGCGGCTCGTGGGCCTGGGGGAAGCGGGACCCGTGACGCTCCTGGCGCGGGCGCTCGTCCCGCCGGGAGCGGTGCGCCGCACGGTGATCGACCTCGGCGGATTCGACGAAGAGGACGAGGCGGCCTGGAGCGGTCCGCGGGCGCATCCGCACCTCCGGAGGCTCGGCGGGCTGCGCAGCGCGGCGATGCTGGCGGCGCCCGATCGCCTGGCGCTCCATCGCGCCGCGGGAAAGTTCGCGGAGGCTCCCGTGCGGGCGGCCTACGCCGCGGCGGGACAACCCCAGGCTTTGGACGTGAGCGCGGAGGGCTGGGACGAGGCTCGGATCCTGGAGGCCCTCCGGTAG
- the actP gene encoding cation/acetate symporter ActP: protein METGKTVLGTTDPLAIAFFLAFVVVTLAVTYWAARRTRTTQEFYAAGRRISGFQNGLALAGDYMSAASFLGIAGMVATKGYDGLIYSVGFLVGWPIILFLIAEPLRNLGKYTFADVVAYRLRARPIRTAAATGAIVTVLFYLTAQMVGAGSLVGQMFGLGYETAVVAVGALMIAYVLFGGMLATTWVQIIKAVLLLGGATLLVVLILARFGFDYAKLFGEARARYGDAILQPGKLVADPVDAVSLGLALMFGTAGLPHILMRFYTVPDAREARKSVFYATGWIGYFYILTFTIGYGAAVLVGQDLIVRMDKGGNMAAPLLAETLGGRPFLGFLSAVAFATILAVVAGLTLAGASALSHDLWAGVVRHGRSNEREEMRMARIATLALGALAILLGILFKGQNVAFMVGLAFAIAASANFPALLLSITWKRFTTAGAVASMVAGLVTATALIVLSPTVWVDIFKKPEAIFPYKSPGLFSMAAAFLAGVAVTLLSREPEAERKFEEEKVRTYVGIGAD, encoded by the coding sequence ATGGAAACGGGTAAGACGGTCCTCGGAACCACCGATCCCCTGGCGATCGCGTTCTTCCTCGCGTTCGTGGTCGTGACGCTCGCCGTCACCTATTGGGCGGCCCGGCGCACCCGGACGACTCAGGAGTTCTACGCCGCCGGGCGCCGGATCAGCGGCTTCCAGAACGGTCTGGCCCTGGCGGGCGACTACATGAGCGCGGCGTCCTTCCTCGGCATCGCCGGCATGGTCGCCACCAAAGGCTACGACGGGCTCATCTATTCGGTCGGATTCCTCGTGGGCTGGCCGATCATCCTTTTCCTCATCGCGGAGCCGCTGCGCAACCTCGGCAAGTACACCTTTGCCGACGTCGTGGCCTACCGGCTGCGGGCGCGGCCGATCCGCACCGCCGCGGCCACGGGAGCCATCGTCACGGTCCTTTTCTACCTCACCGCCCAGATGGTCGGCGCCGGAAGCCTGGTCGGCCAGATGTTCGGGCTGGGCTACGAGACGGCCGTCGTCGCGGTCGGGGCGCTCATGATCGCCTACGTCCTGTTCGGGGGCATGCTGGCGACCACATGGGTTCAGATCATCAAGGCGGTCCTGCTCCTCGGCGGCGCCACGCTCCTGGTCGTCCTCATCCTGGCCAGGTTCGGATTCGACTACGCCAAGCTCTTCGGGGAGGCCCGCGCCCGCTACGGGGACGCCATCCTTCAGCCCGGCAAACTCGTCGCCGACCCGGTGGACGCCGTCTCCCTGGGGCTGGCCCTCATGTTCGGCACCGCGGGGCTCCCCCACATCCTCATGCGGTTCTACACCGTCCCGGACGCGCGCGAAGCGCGCAAGTCGGTCTTCTACGCCACCGGCTGGATCGGGTACTTCTACATCCTGACCTTCACGATCGGCTACGGCGCGGCGGTGCTCGTGGGACAGGACCTGATCGTCCGGATGGACAAAGGCGGCAACATGGCGGCGCCGCTCCTGGCGGAAACCCTGGGCGGACGGCCCTTCCTCGGATTCCTGAGCGCCGTCGCGTTCGCCACGATCCTGGCGGTCGTGGCCGGCCTCACGCTGGCCGGCGCCTCGGCGCTTTCGCACGACCTCTGGGCGGGCGTCGTGCGGCACGGCCGCTCGAACGAACGGGAGGAAATGCGCATGGCGCGGATCGCCACGCTGGCGCTCGGAGCGCTGGCGATCCTCCTCGGCATCCTCTTCAAAGGGCAGAACGTCGCCTTCATGGTCGGACTCGCCTTCGCGATCGCCGCCAGCGCCAACTTCCCGGCGCTTCTGCTTTCGATCACGTGGAAACGGTTCACCACGGCCGGAGCCGTCGCCAGCATGGTCGCGGGCCTGGTGACCGCCACGGCTCTCATCGTCCTGAGCCCCACGGTCTGGGTGGACATCTTCAAGAAGCCCGAGGCGATCTTCCCCTATAAGAGCCCCGGACTTTTCTCGATGGCCGCCGCGTTCCTGGCGGGCGTCGCCGTCACGCTTCTGTCGCGCGAGCCGGAAGCGGAACGCAAGTTCGAGGAAGAGAAAGTCCGCACCTACGTCGGAATCGGCGCCGATTGA
- a CDS encoding DUF485 domain-containing protein: METHDRDRALALLEDPDFRRLARVKNRVSLVLTAVMGAVYFGFIFLLAWRRDLFAVRLGESLTAGIPIGVGVILISWLLTGFYVSWANARYDAEVRRLRDKVTHGNG, encoded by the coding sequence ATGGAGACGCACGACCGCGATCGGGCGCTGGCGCTCCTGGAGGATCCCGACTTCCGCCGCCTCGCCCGCGTCAAGAACCGGGTGTCGCTCGTCCTGACCGCCGTCATGGGGGCGGTCTATTTCGGCTTCATCTTCCTGCTGGCCTGGCGGCGGGATCTCTTCGCCGTCCGCCTCGGAGAATCTCTCACCGCGGGAATTCCGATCGGCGTCGGGGTGATCCTGATCTCCTGGCTTCTGACGGGCTTCTACGTGTCCTGGGCCAACGCGCGCTACGACGCCGAAGTCCGCCGGCTCCGGGACAAGGTGACGCATGGAAACGGGTAA